CCATGGTCCTACATCAACATCACAGATAggaatttgatattaaaacagCAGAACAACAACTCCAAAAAGAGTGGCTATACACAATGACCTCTTGCAGCTTGCTAAACAAACACAAACGGAATATGCAATAGCTATCCAACTGAACTGACCATCTGTAGCATCTTCCTCCATATCAGTGAAAGGAAAAGCTTTTACTCTAGCAGTGTAcaagaattttattattattattatttattttctaccaTCAGCAATCAGTAactgaaaaaattcatttttcaaatcTCTCCAGTGACATGCATCAGTTCCACAGCTTCACTCATGCAATCCACTACATAGAATGGAGCtccacaaactaaaaaaaatagccaCTTAATATCGGTGATAAGAGAAAGGGAGGCAATCCACTAGATCACATGGTAGTGTAACAAACCATTTTAGGCTACAAGAGATTTTGTCATCTGAGATAGTTTGATCTCAAGAAATGAATACCAAGAGCATACCAGACTATGTgaacaagaaaaggaagaaaaggccAAAGGAAATGCCTCAGGGACATAGAATGAATATCTTTATATCCTGACAAACATAAAATGTCCATTTTGTTAACAGATTGGAAAATATTGTGCATTCACTTAAATAACCATATAGTTACCATTATCAAATGGTGCCAAACAATCACATAATTTTGGCCTATGACAAGACATGTATGTGTAACAAACAACAACTAGTTTGTGAGGCTGTTGCATTGATGGTGCATTTCTGCAATATCAGACTTGGAACCTAAATGTAGTTTATCTAAATTACTAGTTGAATATGCCACACATCTGATTTAGAATTACATGAATTTTACAAGCATGCTTCTCTGTCACAATTCATTCCTAGCATACTTGCATATATATTGCTCAATTACGTAAACCCAAATATAAATGATTAAATGTATATGTtgattcaaaaaagaaaaagagagagagaacaacAAATTAAACTTCCAAAATCTAGTCCTTACCACATAGATTTCACGCTTGAACTCTGTTGCTAGACACTCAATTGCAATATCATCACCAAAAGCAGCAGCATGACCTTCTCTATTCTCATCTACAGATAATAAACCTTCCTCGGTATACTGCAAAGTGATGATATCATCCTCATCATCAGGTGAACCAGAGATCAACATGTATTTTGCCCAACTCGGGCCATCATTCACCGCTATACACCTCTCTTTGTATATTGACTCTGCCGCCATTTCTCttcaaatcacaaaaataaattctaataaataaaaaaaagcagaagCAACAACAATCatctgcaataaaaaaaaatcttttttcaagTTGTAATTTCTTGAGACTAAACACAGTGACGATTCACTTTTTACAGATCCAAGGAAACGCATTGACAAAACCCTCAACACTTCGTTTTAAATCGGCCACAAACCATAGCTTTCTATACTCTTCTTagacaaacaaaaatatacaaaaacataaTGTGGCAAAAACCATCTGCTGCTATAAAATCCCAATATAACATATCATTTCAAAATTacaaacacaattttttaattaaagacaggaaaaaaagaaaaaaaaaacaaaaaaatcttctttatttcttgaacttaaagaaaataacacaaacagatccaaaaaaataacacaaaaaaaaaagataagagaaaGAAACAGTGAAACAATCACCTTTGCATCCCTAAGAGAACAAGCTCCTCGATAGCAGAATCTAGCGAAACACGATCTTCTTTGTTGGCTAAGAGCTTAACCTCTTGAACGACATGTATCCCCCACCCGTTCTTCAGATCCGGCGAATACATATGCTTTATAGCACCATTTATCACTTCCCTCTCTTCTACGCTAACAGATCCAAAGTCCTCTACAAACCTCCTCACCGTCCTACTCCTCAGCTTCCGCGCGTCCAGCTCACGCGCCGCCATCGCCCTCTGCGAGGCCGTGAACAGGCAGTTCC
This region of Populus alba chromosome 3, ASM523922v2, whole genome shotgun sequence genomic DNA includes:
- the LOC118054474 gene encoding uncharacterized protein → MGKLLCDSTAAVAETTFQTPTSPAVHWRDDPKATVDLSEQTLTIAAQPTWEDVIGLEDQQRRHLQRLQTKGVLWKHPKNDDSYPAVVFRLSHGGDVSADGNCLFTASQRAMAARELDARKLRSRTVRRFVEDFGSVSVEEREVINGAIKHMYSPDLKNGWGIHVVQEVKLLANKEDRVSLDSAIEELVLLGMQREMAAESIYKERCIAVNDGPSWAKYMLISGSPDDEDDIITLQYTEEGLLSVDENREGHAAAFGDDIAIECLATEFKREIYVVQAHGSDAMVDEENCVFFLPHRPRTEICEPPFFLFMKGTGWCGAGADHYEPLIAQPSSLVSQEKVAFVL